A part of Desulfomicrobium baculatum DSM 4028 genomic DNA contains:
- a CDS encoding ATP-binding protein yields the protein MFDRLLHGSIKKKLAILFLMAALPAIVIIVFAGLDNRRRAVSNAEQELQAFSRHLAETQIQTTLATKAFLEGLAMLPEVRQVDTEACNRLFANLLKINPGYAALHLVDPSGNLVASGNARKPANFAHTRHFKDALSTTAFAAGEYILGVTLHIPVFTFGYPVLNDRGETKGILLTSIRLDTYGDLFKHTRFPENSFVGVCDRNGLRLFRYPENSASGLGEPIKPSVFAHAVSGPSEGLLLETGTDGVTRILAFQKLRLAPDAPPYMYFFVGAPSAMFYANAKSGMLRDFIILFLTIGLTMLSGWFLGGRTVGMRLEELAKASKQIGEGDLSVRVAAAPEITEVDVLSSAFNKMAESLTLDIARRTQAEKALLESESRFRKLFEQVPAIAVQGYGMDGIARYWNQASENLYGYSADEAIGAKLTDLIIPPEMRTDVEAAMRSMGETKIPIPASELTLMRKDGSRVVVFSSHAIVEKAGGEPELFCVDIDLTSRKEAEEALLKLKDAAEAANQAKSEFLANMSHEIRTPINGVMGMLQLLETTPLDAEQASYIHMAAEAANRLTRLLTDILDLSRVEAGKMEIREAPFHIQDIIDSVTGLFAVTARNKGLILECRLAPDMPGILLGDEMRIRQVLFNLVGNALKFTERGRVEMDISALSAKDEDTCRVHLCVTDTGIGIAEDRLGEIFEPFRQVENSFTRNYQGAGLGLSIVHRLVALMAGTISIESAPGEGTSVHVVLPLRALKVDASNLVSASTGDSDACLRVLLVEDDPSNRIPTQKLLEKAGHTVILAENGRQALDLLEANDIDCILMDVQMPVMSGVEATRIIRGSTTLGAKRDIPIIALTAYAMAGDKEAFLAAGMNGYVAKPATLEEMTQAMRKAMGVEPAGDAASAGHPDSTFDLP from the coding sequence ATGTTCGATCGCCTGTTGCATGGCTCCATCAAAAAAAAGCTCGCCATCCTCTTTCTCATGGCGGCGCTCCCCGCCATCGTCATCATTGTCTTTGCCGGGCTGGACAACCGGCGCCGGGCGGTCTCCAACGCCGAACAGGAATTGCAGGCTTTTTCCCGCCATCTGGCTGAAACCCAGATACAGACCACTCTGGCCACAAAAGCGTTCCTTGAAGGCCTGGCCATGCTGCCCGAAGTGCGCCAGGTCGACACAGAGGCATGCAATCGTCTCTTCGCCAACCTGCTCAAAATAAATCCGGGCTACGCCGCCCTCCACCTGGTTGACCCAAGCGGTAATCTTGTAGCATCCGGCAACGCGCGCAAACCTGCGAACTTCGCCCACACGAGGCATTTCAAGGACGCGCTCTCCACAACGGCCTTCGCCGCCGGCGAATATATCCTCGGCGTGACCCTGCACATTCCGGTCTTCACCTTCGGGTATCCCGTCCTGAACGACCGGGGCGAAACCAAGGGTATCCTCCTGACCTCGATCCGCCTCGACACGTATGGGGACTTGTTCAAGCACACCCGCTTTCCGGAAAATTCTTTCGTCGGAGTCTGCGACAGGAACGGGCTGCGGCTCTTCCGTTATCCCGAAAACTCCGCAAGCGGCCTTGGCGAACCAATCAAACCCTCGGTCTTTGCGCACGCCGTATCCGGGCCTTCGGAAGGATTGCTCCTGGAAACAGGCACGGACGGCGTCACGCGCATCCTCGCATTCCAGAAGCTGCGCCTAGCCCCGGACGCTCCCCCCTACATGTACTTCTTTGTCGGCGCGCCCAGCGCCATGTTCTACGCCAACGCGAAAAGCGGGATGCTGCGCGATTTCATCATCCTGTTTCTGACCATCGGCCTGACCATGCTGAGCGGCTGGTTTCTTGGCGGCAGGACGGTTGGAATGCGGCTTGAAGAATTGGCCAAGGCCTCAAAACAGATCGGCGAAGGCGATCTCTCGGTCAGAGTGGCGGCTGCGCCCGAAATCACCGAGGTTGACGTGCTCTCCAGCGCATTCAACAAAATGGCCGAATCCCTGACGCTCGACATTGCCAGGCGCACGCAGGCCGAAAAGGCCCTGCTGGAAAGCGAATCCCGGTTTCGCAAACTCTTTGAACAGGTCCCGGCAATCGCCGTTCAAGGCTACGGGATGGACGGCATCGCGCGTTACTGGAACCAGGCCTCGGAAAATCTTTACGGATACAGCGCGGACGAAGCGATCGGGGCAAAACTGACCGACCTGATCATCCCGCCTGAAATGCGCACGGACGTCGAAGCCGCCATGCGTTCCATGGGAGAAACAAAAATCCCCATCCCTGCCAGCGAACTGACTCTCATGCGCAAGGACGGCTCCCGGGTCGTGGTCTTTTCCAGCCATGCCATCGTCGAGAAGGCGGGAGGCGAACCGGAGCTCTTTTGCGTCGACATCGACCTGACCAGCAGAAAAGAGGCCGAGGAGGCCCTGCTCAAGCTTAAAGATGCCGCGGAAGCCGCCAACCAGGCCAAGAGCGAATTTCTGGCCAACATGAGCCACGAGATCCGCACCCCTATCAACGGGGTCATGGGCATGCTCCAGCTTCTGGAAACCACCCCCCTTGATGCCGAGCAGGCCAGCTACATCCACATGGCCGCAGAGGCCGCCAACCGCCTGACCAGACTCCTGACGGACATTCTCGATCTCTCCAGGGTGGAGGCGGGCAAGATGGAGATCCGCGAAGCTCCCTTCCACATCCAGGACATCATCGATTCCGTGACCGGACTTTTCGCCGTCACGGCCAGAAACAAAGGCCTGATTCTGGAATGCAGGCTTGCCCCGGACATGCCCGGAATTTTGCTCGGGGATGAAATGCGGATACGCCAGGTGCTCTTCAATCTGGTGGGCAACGCCCTCAAATTCACGGAACGCGGCAGGGTCGAGATGGATATCTCGGCTCTGTCCGCAAAGGACGAAGACACCTGCCGCGTGCATTTGTGCGTCACGGACACGGGCATCGGCATCGCCGAAGACAGGCTTGGCGAGATCTTCGAACCGTTCAGGCAGGTCGAAAATTCCTTCACCCGCAATTACCAGGGCGCAGGCCTGGGGCTGTCCATCGTGCACAGGCTGGTCGCCCTCATGGCTGGAACCATCAGCATAGAGAGCGCTCCGGGCGAAGGCACGAGCGTGCATGTCGTCCTGCCCTTGCGGGCGCTCAAGGTCGATGCGTCAAACCTCGTGAGCGCATCGACCGGCGACAGCGATGCCTGCTTACGAGTGCTTCTGGTCGAGGACGACCCGTCCAATCGAATTCCCACCCAAAAGCTGCTGGAGAAGGCCGGACATACGGTCATCCTGGCCGAAAACGGGCGGCAGGCCCTTGACCTGCTGGAGGCAAACGACATCGACTGCATACTCATGGACGTGCAGATGCCCGTCATGAGCGGAGTCGAGGCGACACGCATCATCCGCGGCTCCACCACGCTGGGCGCGAAAAGGGACATCCCCATCATCGCCCTGACCGCCTATGCCATGGCCGGTGACAAGGAAGCTTTTCTGGCCGCCGGAATGAACGGATATGTCGCCAAGCCGGCGACCCTTGAAGAAATGACGCAGGCCATGCGAAAAGCCATGGGCGTTGAGCCGGCGGGCGATGCCGCGTCTGCGGGGCATCCGGACTCCACTTTTGATTTGCCCTAA
- the serS gene encoding serine--tRNA ligase: MLDIKFIRSNPDEVKDGLRKRRSKLDLEQFLAIDQKRRDLLLEVEDLKARRNQASGEMARMKKAGENADALLLELGGMSTRIKALDEELKDIDQQTADWVMSIPNVPHSSVPEGVDEADNREVRSWGEKPAMPFSPKEHWELGTALNGLDFETAAKITGSRFVILKGWAAKMERALISFMLDVQTMQNGYDEVMPPVIVNRESLMGTGQLPKFEEDLFHLENTNYYLIPTAEVPVTNIYRDTTLAQSALPIAHCAYTACFRSEAGSYGKDTKGMIRQHQFDKVELVRFVHPDTSYDELEKLLGHAESILQKLGLHYRVVTLCAGDLGFSSAKTYDIEVWLPGQDKYREISSCSNFEDFQARRAGIRFKPTDSKKSRLVHTLNGSGLAVGRTMVAILENYQQADGSVIVPEVLRPYMNGLDKIELKKA; encoded by the coding sequence ATGCTCGACATTAAATTTATCAGATCAAACCCGGACGAGGTCAAAGACGGCTTGCGCAAACGCCGCAGCAAGCTGGACCTTGAGCAGTTTCTGGCCATCGACCAAAAAAGGCGCGACCTGCTGCTGGAGGTCGAAGACCTCAAAGCCCGCCGCAACCAGGCCTCGGGTGAAATGGCCCGCATGAAAAAGGCCGGCGAAAACGCCGACGCCCTTTTGCTCGAGCTTGGGGGCATGTCCACGCGCATAAAAGCCCTGGATGAAGAACTCAAAGACATCGACCAGCAGACCGCCGACTGGGTGATGTCCATCCCCAATGTTCCGCATTCCTCCGTCCCCGAGGGCGTGGACGAGGCGGACAACCGGGAAGTCCGCAGCTGGGGCGAAAAACCGGCCATGCCTTTCAGCCCCAAAGAGCATTGGGAACTTGGCACGGCCCTGAACGGACTCGATTTCGAGACCGCCGCCAAGATCACGGGCAGCCGCTTCGTGATTTTAAAAGGCTGGGCCGCCAAGATGGAGCGGGCGCTGATCAGCTTCATGCTCGACGTGCAGACCATGCAGAACGGCTACGACGAGGTCATGCCCCCGGTCATCGTCAACCGCGAAAGCCTGATGGGCACGGGGCAGCTCCCGAAATTCGAGGAAGACCTCTTTCACCTCGAAAACACCAACTACTATCTCATCCCCACGGCCGAAGTCCCGGTGACCAACATCTACCGCGACACAACCCTGGCGCAGTCCGCGCTGCCCATCGCCCACTGTGCCTACACGGCCTGCTTCCGCTCCGAAGCCGGCTCCTACGGCAAGGACACCAAGGGCATGATCCGCCAGCACCAGTTCGACAAGGTGGAGCTGGTCCGCTTCGTCCACCCCGATACATCATATGATGAACTGGAAAAGCTCCTTGGCCACGCCGAGAGCATCCTGCAAAAACTGGGGCTGCACTACCGCGTGGTCACGCTCTGCGCCGGAGACCTGGGCTTCTCCTCGGCCAAGACCTACGACATCGAGGTCTGGCTGCCCGGCCAGGATAAATACCGGGAAATATCGTCCTGCTCCAACTTCGAGGATTTTCAGGCCCGCCGCGCGGGCATCCGCTTCAAGCCGACAGATTCCAAGAAGAGCCGGCTGGTCCACACCCTGAACGGATCAGGCCTGGCCGTGGGCCGGACCATGGTCGCCATCCTGGAGAATTACCAGCAGGCCGACGGGTCCGTCATCGTGCCAGAAGTCCTGCGCCCTTACATGAATGGGCTGGATAAAATTGAATTGAAAAAAGCCTGA
- a CDS encoding cytochrome ubiquinol oxidase subunit I — MNFPIWELHWAGGGLLIALIAVFHVYIAHFAVGGGLFLVLTEHLGYRRQSPAILDYTKRHTKFFLLVTMVLGGITGVGIWFIISLVAPAATSQLIHTFVFAWAIEWVFFLCEIVSLFIYFYTFGKMGRRNHLTMGWLYFFFGWMSLFMINGIIGFMLTPGDWLETKDFWDGLFNPSFWPALAFRTFIALILAGLYGFVTATWEKDPKTRETLVRYCATWLLAPFAFLLLSGWWYVHVLPEGPQAMVLGANPEIAPYLQGFLWISVVLFAGGLIMAVRMPAAIKRPMALVLLVIGLLYMGCFETMREAGRRPYLIHGYMYSNAILVGTEDAIAAEGFLQTSGWNQNQEITPENAMAAGREIFRGQCAACHSIGGPLHNIKRLSAQFGTVGLEAQIAGMGKIYSYMPRFAGTAQERKALAAYIVHDLVEAPVTEQHARPRPEVELEVPAFNADEAEYVLLSWCTLGEKCLSDSDSRFSILPPGSTLMAQLIRRGPLPELVTEDVEITYTAPAGFENPANHVEFWKYAPSLVGKELPQNVSAKGLGMSGVMKLGEQGTNFVADGIPVLPYMDDGTINPYPVFTIEAKDTASGEILATTKVLAPVSTEIGCKNCHGGTWRHEGTMGISVTTASDVLARHDRRHKTRLLPEAEAGKPVLCQSCHPDPLLKATGNPELLNLPAAIHGFHANYLSGQPAAEPCHSCHPTGPDSYTYCARGAHASKGLTCVNCHGTLEDHSLSLLRGEKEAGKPKADLLMRHIKPRLVGSVEEIEPRAPWNDQPDCLNCHVDFERPQDAEPSAFNQWVRGPEGLYRMRTDDAGLMCESCHGSTHAEYPATNAFHPDLDAIQPLQYQGHPGPIGSKGNCAVCHTEDMYDEFHHPNILGAL; from the coding sequence ATGAACTTTCCAATCTGGGAACTCCACTGGGCCGGCGGCGGTCTGCTCATCGCGCTCATCGCCGTATTTCATGTCTATATCGCCCATTTTGCCGTGGGTGGCGGCCTCTTTCTCGTTCTCACCGAACATCTGGGATATCGCAGGCAGTCCCCGGCAATCCTTGATTACACAAAGCGCCACACCAAGTTCTTCCTGCTCGTGACCATGGTCCTGGGCGGAATCACCGGGGTGGGCATCTGGTTCATCATCTCGCTGGTCGCGCCTGCGGCCACGAGCCAGCTCATCCACACCTTTGTCTTTGCCTGGGCCATCGAATGGGTCTTTTTCCTGTGCGAAATCGTATCGTTGTTCATCTATTTCTACACCTTCGGAAAAATGGGGCGGCGCAACCATCTCACCATGGGCTGGCTCTATTTCTTCTTCGGCTGGATGTCGCTGTTCATGATCAACGGCATCATCGGCTTCATGTTGACCCCCGGCGACTGGTTGGAGACAAAAGACTTCTGGGACGGACTCTTCAACCCCTCCTTCTGGCCGGCACTGGCATTCAGGACGTTCATCGCCCTGATTCTGGCCGGACTTTACGGCTTCGTCACCGCCACCTGGGAAAAGGATCCCAAGACCCGCGAAACCCTGGTCCGCTACTGCGCGACATGGCTGCTGGCTCCCTTCGCCTTCCTGCTCCTGTCGGGGTGGTGGTATGTGCACGTGCTGCCCGAAGGGCCGCAGGCCATGGTCCTGGGCGCAAACCCGGAAATCGCCCCGTACCTACAGGGCTTTCTGTGGATATCAGTCGTTCTCTTTGCCGGCGGACTGATCATGGCCGTGCGCATGCCTGCCGCGATCAAGCGCCCCATGGCGCTGGTCCTGCTCGTCATCGGCCTGTTGTACATGGGCTGTTTTGAAACCATGCGCGAAGCCGGCCGCAGGCCCTACCTGATCCATGGCTACATGTATTCCAACGCCATTCTGGTCGGCACTGAAGACGCCATCGCCGCCGAAGGCTTTCTGCAGACCTCCGGCTGGAATCAGAACCAGGAGATCACTCCCGAAAACGCCATGGCCGCAGGCCGTGAGATCTTTCGCGGCCAGTGCGCCGCCTGCCACTCCATCGGCGGGCCGCTGCACAACATCAAACGCCTGAGCGCGCAGTTCGGAACCGTTGGTCTCGAAGCCCAGATCGCGGGCATGGGCAAGATATACTCGTATATGCCGCGTTTTGCCGGCACCGCGCAGGAGCGCAAGGCCCTGGCCGCCTACATCGTGCATGACCTGGTCGAAGCTCCCGTGACGGAGCAGCACGCCCGACCCCGCCCGGAAGTCGAACTTGAAGTCCCGGCCTTCAACGCGGATGAAGCCGAGTATGTGCTCCTGTCCTGGTGCACGCTGGGCGAAAAATGCCTCTCCGACAGCGACAGCCGCTTCTCCATTTTGCCCCCGGGCAGCACTCTCATGGCCCAGCTCATCCGGCGCGGCCCCCTGCCTGAACTGGTGACCGAGGACGTCGAAATCACGTACACCGCCCCCGCGGGCTTCGAAAATCCGGCCAACCATGTGGAGTTCTGGAAATACGCGCCGTCCCTGGTTGGCAAGGAGCTGCCCCAGAACGTCAGCGCCAAGGGGCTGGGCATGTCAGGCGTGATGAAGCTCGGCGAACAGGGCACGAACTTCGTGGCGGACGGCATCCCCGTGCTGCCCTACATGGACGACGGAACCATCAACCCCTACCCCGTCTTCACCATCGAAGCCAAGGACACGGCCAGCGGCGAGATCCTGGCCACCACCAAGGTTCTGGCTCCCGTCTCCACGGAAATCGGCTGCAAGAACTGCCATGGCGGCACCTGGCGGCATGAGGGGACCATGGGCATTTCCGTGACCACGGCCTCGGACGTGCTGGCCAGACACGATCGGCGTCACAAAACCCGGTTGCTGCCTGAGGCCGAGGCGGGCAAACCCGTGCTCTGCCAGAGCTGCCACCCTGATCCGCTGCTCAAAGCCACGGGCAATCCGGAGCTTTTGAACCTTCCGGCCGCCATCCACGGTTTCCACGCCAACTACCTGTCCGGCCAGCCCGCCGCGGAGCCCTGCCACTCCTGCCATCCCACCGGGCCGGACAGCTACACCTATTGCGCCAGGGGCGCGCACGCGAGCAAGGGCCTGACCTGCGTCAACTGCCACGGCACGCTGGAAGACCACTCCCTGTCGCTCTTGCGCGGGGAAAAAGAGGCGGGCAAGCCCAAGGCCGACCTGCTCATGCGCCACATCAAGCCCAGACTGGTCGGTTCTGTCGAAGAAATCGAACCGCGCGCGCCGTGGAACGATCAACCGGACTGCCTGAACTGCCATGTGGACTTCGAGCGCCCGCAAGACGCGGAGCCTTCGGCTTTCAACCAATGGGTGCGAGGACCGGAAGGGCTTTACCGCATGCGCACCGATGACGCGGGACTCATGTGCGAATCATGCCATGGTTCGACCCACGCCGAATATCCTGCCACAAACGCGTTTCATCCGGATCTCGACGCCATCCAGCCCCTGCAGTACCAGGGCCACCCGGGTCCCATCGGGAGCAAGGGCAACTGCGCGGTTTGCCACACCGAGGACATGTACGACGAATTCCATCATCCCAACATTCTCGGCGCACTCTAA
- a CDS encoding EAL domain-containing protein: MAKKLFTSLRSRAIVTLTAIFMAMGVGCVLIVGLIIIDRLDTFERDLAAANIRRARNSLQQDMQRVDNLLKDWAWWDDTYQFMSTASEEYAESNITPDVFLNQGLSVIVFVTKEGEILHASQMSRDGDALQAPSKALLSYVKRISLSSPPEDLFSGAPALVNVDGSLWIAANRAVLTSQQTGPARGRLWMIQKIDAAYVEKLTLRTELALQIHVTEDGTLPQAMRVLETDPPASGEALVVPERALIWSALLLSDAAGGPPVAIIANAPRELTILARSTMKTSLAVLIVFGAIGFFSGFAFLEKNILSRLSLLSSRVKNDAPDAQFCRLDQKCDEIDQLSNLVDTAFESIRENERFLKEILGAIKVGVMLIRKEDKVIVSANPYASALAGRSEKDIVGKVCHQFTCGAEIGKCPVCDFGQNLDNYKCEFLGGDGERIDILKSVTIITRNDQEYLLETFWDIREIERTRRLLEESEERYRAIFLNTGTPGILINEDTSIDVANTEFLHLAGVTQDDMRQSPSWTRFFHTDDVQRMLRYHAQRRQDEAIAPRTYEARLMDSSGELHHVKLTVAMIPRTQQSIAFLLDITDIKNAEWKLHELAYTDALTGLPNRLSAMERLDRTVQALSPETGSLAVFLLDLDDFKVINDSWGHAVGDVVLMEAGQRLVSILKTSELVGRLGGDEFIIVSDANNSKDEYAQLAQKLIDVLSAPFQFGDSETYLSVSVGVAIFPEDGNTAGQLIRCADLAMYQAKSLGKNIYRFHSPELTLKAQRRMEIERELRLALDSGEIVAFFQPVIDLETQKIVGAEALARWCKRDGTLISPVDFIPVAEQTSLITDIDFSVLSQACHQARGWDEAGLGRLRISCNISARHFQRGNLPGEVKRVLEASKLPPSQLTLEVTETVYMENIEQVRSILESIDAMGVSSALDDFGTGYSSLSYVRSLSFDVLKIDKSFVKNLPEESSLALIRAMLGIAISLEIIPLAEGIETREQFLLLKSLGCKLGQGYLFSPPVPAAQFQELLKKQNTT, from the coding sequence ATGGCAAAAAAACTTTTCACATCCCTGCGCTCCCGGGCGATTGTCACGCTTACTGCGATTTTCATGGCCATGGGCGTCGGTTGCGTACTCATAGTCGGGCTGATCATCATCGACCGCCTCGACACCTTCGAGCGCGACCTGGCCGCCGCCAATATACGTCGTGCGCGGAACTCGCTGCAGCAAGACATGCAACGTGTCGACAACCTGCTCAAAGACTGGGCGTGGTGGGACGACACCTATCAATTCATGTCTACAGCCTCGGAGGAGTATGCGGAAAGCAACATCACTCCGGACGTGTTCCTCAACCAGGGCCTCAGCGTCATCGTTTTCGTGACAAAGGAAGGGGAGATCCTGCATGCCTCGCAGATGTCCCGCGACGGAGATGCGCTCCAAGCCCCCAGCAAGGCCCTGCTCAGCTATGTCAAAAGAATCAGCCTCTCCTCGCCCCCCGAAGATCTTTTCAGCGGCGCCCCCGCGCTGGTGAACGTCGACGGCTCATTATGGATCGCCGCAAACCGCGCGGTGCTGACATCCCAGCAGACCGGGCCGGCGCGCGGCCGGCTGTGGATGATCCAGAAAATCGACGCTGCCTACGTTGAAAAGCTGACCCTGCGCACGGAACTCGCGCTGCAAATCCACGTCACCGAAGACGGAACGCTGCCGCAAGCCATGCGCGTGCTGGAAACCGATCCTCCGGCGTCAGGCGAAGCCCTCGTTGTTCCCGAGCGCGCCCTCATCTGGAGCGCCCTGCTTCTTTCCGACGCTGCAGGCGGCCCGCCCGTAGCCATCATCGCCAATGCCCCCAGGGAACTGACCATCCTGGCCCGCTCGACAATGAAAACCAGCCTCGCGGTGCTCATTGTGTTCGGAGCGATCGGCTTCTTCAGCGGCTTCGCCTTTCTCGAAAAAAACATCCTGTCCCGTCTGTCGCTGCTGAGCTCGCGCGTCAAAAACGATGCTCCGGACGCGCAATTTTGCAGGCTGGATCAAAAATGCGACGAAATAGACCAGCTCTCGAATCTGGTGGACACAGCATTCGAGTCCATCCGTGAGAACGAGCGCTTTCTCAAGGAAATCCTGGGCGCGATCAAGGTCGGCGTCATGCTCATCCGCAAGGAAGACAAGGTCATCGTCAGCGCCAACCCATATGCGAGCGCCCTGGCCGGTCGGTCCGAAAAGGACATTGTGGGCAAGGTCTGCCATCAGTTCACCTGCGGCGCTGAAATCGGGAAATGCCCGGTCTGTGATTTCGGGCAGAACCTCGACAATTACAAATGCGAGTTTCTCGGCGGTGACGGTGAACGGATCGATATCCTCAAATCCGTGACCATCATCACCCGAAACGATCAGGAATATCTGCTTGAAACATTCTGGGACATCCGTGAGATCGAACGCACGCGGCGCCTCCTGGAGGAATCCGAGGAGCGTTATCGCGCGATTTTCTTAAACACCGGCACGCCAGGAATCCTCATCAACGAGGATACGTCCATCGACGTCGCCAACACGGAATTTCTCCACCTGGCCGGGGTCACACAGGACGACATGCGCCAGAGCCCCTCCTGGACGCGCTTTTTCCATACGGATGACGTGCAAAGGATGCTTCGTTACCACGCGCAAAGACGCCAGGACGAAGCCATTGCGCCCAGAACCTACGAAGCGCGGCTGATGGACTCCTCGGGAGAGCTGCATCATGTCAAGCTCACCGTGGCCATGATCCCGCGCACCCAGCAATCCATTGCGTTCCTGCTCGACATCACCGACATCAAGAACGCCGAATGGAAGCTGCATGAACTCGCCTACACGGATGCTCTGACCGGCCTGCCCAACCGCCTCAGCGCCATGGAGAGGCTGGACCGCACGGTGCAGGCCCTGTCCCCTGAAACCGGAAGCCTCGCCGTCTTCCTGCTCGACCTCGACGACTTCAAGGTCATCAACGACTCCTGGGGACATGCCGTGGGCGACGTCGTACTCATGGAGGCGGGGCAGCGGCTTGTTTCCATCCTCAAGACATCCGAGCTGGTGGGCCGCCTCGGCGGCGACGAGTTCATCATCGTATCCGATGCCAACAACTCCAAGGACGAGTACGCCCAGCTGGCCCAAAAACTCATCGACGTCCTTTCCGCGCCATTCCAGTTCGGAGATTCTGAAACATATCTCAGCGTGAGCGTCGGCGTAGCCATCTTCCCCGAAGACGGGAACACGGCCGGACAACTGATCCGGTGCGCGGATCTGGCCATGTATCAGGCCAAATCCCTCGGCAAGAACATCTACCGGTTCCATTCTCCGGAGCTGACTTTAAAAGCCCAGCGCCGGATGGAAATCGAGAGGGAGTTGCGCCTGGCCCTGGACTCCGGAGAAATTGTCGCCTTCTTCCAGCCGGTCATCGACCTCGAAACCCAGAAAATTGTTGGGGCCGAAGCCCTGGCGCGTTGGTGCAAACGGGACGGCACCCTTATCTCTCCAGTGGATTTCATACCCGTGGCAGAGCAGACAAGCCTCATCACCGACATCGACTTCAGCGTCCTGTCGCAGGCCTGCCACCAGGCCCGGGGCTGGGATGAAGCCGGATTGGGGCGGCTGCGCATCTCCTGCAATATCTCCGCGCGGCATTTCCAACGCGGAAACCTGCCCGGGGAAGTGAAGCGCGTCCTTGAGGCCAGCAAGCTGCCCCCAAGTCAGCTGACCCTTGAAGTCACCGAAACGGTATACATGGAAAACATCGAGCAGGTGCGCAGCATACTCGAGTCCATAGACGCCATGGGCGTTTCGAGCGCCCTCGACGACTTTGGGACCGGCTACTCATCCTTGTCGTACGTGCGGTCCCTTTCCTTCGATGTTTTGAAGATCGACAAGTCCTTCGTGAAAAACCTGCCGGAAGAGTCCTCGCTCGCACTCATTCGCGCCATGCTCGGCATCGCCATCAGCCTGGAGATAATCCCCTTGGCCGAAGGCATAGAAACCCGGGAACAATTCCTGCTGCTCAAATCACTGGGCTGCAAGCTTGGACAGGGCTACCTGTTTTCACCTCCGGTGCCCGCCGCGCAGTTTCAAGAACTGCTCAAAAAACAGAACACAACATGA